A region of Allocoleopsis franciscana PCC 7113 DNA encodes the following proteins:
- the rlmD gene encoding 23S rRNA (uracil(1939)-C(5))-methyltransferase RlmD, whose protein sequence is MSTTPLTGNTNQKSRDPTPDFWQQGQLVEVTITDLNDTGEGVGRLEGRVIFVPDTVTGDRVLVRLVRVKSNYANGKLHQLLEPSPHRIRPNCIVADKCGGCQWQHIDYHYQQETKQNLVIQALEHIGGFTSPHVAPILTTETSLAYRNKATYPLKRSATGQVQAGYYHQGSHQLINLNQCPVQDARLNPLLAEIKQDIEQLGWSVYNEERHQGRLRHLSLRIGRRTGEMLLTLVTTDWRLQNLDAQAQQWLTRYPKLMGICVNRNPNRTNVIFGHETRCIAGQPYLQEEFAGLQLQLKPETFFQVNTEVAEALLAAIVEQLALKGDEILVDAYCGIGTFTLPLAQRVRQAMGLEVHPASVEQAQLNAQLNGISNVTFKTGAVETLLPQLEINPDVVLLDPPRKGCDRVVIEALLVTAPKQIVYVSCKPATLARDLKLLCHTGGYQLTHVQPADFFPQTPHVECAAFLVR, encoded by the coding sequence GTGTCTACAACCCCGCTAACTGGTAATACCAATCAAAAAAGTCGCGATCCCACCCCAGACTTTTGGCAACAAGGTCAGCTCGTGGAGGTGACGATTACAGACCTAAATGATACGGGCGAAGGCGTTGGACGCCTTGAAGGTCGGGTCATTTTTGTGCCCGATACCGTAACGGGCGATCGCGTTTTAGTTCGCCTCGTGCGCGTCAAATCCAACTATGCCAATGGTAAGCTTCACCAACTGTTGGAGCCGTCTCCCCACCGCATCCGACCGAACTGCATCGTGGCGGATAAGTGCGGCGGCTGTCAGTGGCAACATATTGATTACCACTACCAGCAAGAAACGAAACAAAACTTAGTCATCCAAGCTCTAGAACACATTGGTGGATTCACCTCACCCCATGTCGCCCCAATCTTAACCACTGAAACGTCTCTTGCCTATCGCAATAAGGCAACCTATCCCTTGAAACGGTCAGCAACGGGTCAAGTTCAGGCCGGTTATTACCACCAAGGCAGCCACCAGTTGATTAATCTCAATCAATGCCCTGTACAAGATGCGCGATTGAACCCCCTGTTAGCAGAAATTAAGCAAGACATCGAGCAGTTGGGGTGGTCGGTTTATAACGAAGAGCGCCATCAGGGACGGTTGCGTCACCTGTCACTGCGGATTGGACGGCGGACAGGGGAAATGTTGTTGACATTGGTAACAACGGACTGGAGATTACAGAACCTTGATGCCCAAGCCCAACAGTGGCTGACTCGCTATCCCAAACTGATGGGCATCTGCGTGAATCGAAACCCAAACCGCACGAATGTAATTTTTGGGCATGAAACTCGTTGTATTGCAGGTCAACCTTATTTACAGGAAGAATTTGCGGGTCTTCAGCTACAACTGAAACCGGAAACGTTTTTCCAAGTCAATACCGAAGTGGCTGAGGCGCTGCTAGCTGCGATTGTGGAACAGCTAGCCCTCAAAGGGGATGAAATCCTAGTCGATGCCTACTGTGGCATCGGTACGTTCACCCTACCCCTAGCACAGCGCGTTCGGCAGGCGATGGGTTTAGAAGTACACCCAGCCTCCGTGGAGCAAGCACAACTCAATGCCCAACTCAACGGGATCAGTAATGTGACGTTTAAGACTGGAGCAGTAGAAACCCTGCTGCCTCAACTCGAAATCAACCCAGATGTCGTATTACTCGATCCACCGCGTAAGGGATGTGATCGGGTTGTCATCGAAGCTCTGCTGGTAACGGCTCCAAAACAAATTGTGTACGTTAGCTGTAAGCCTGCTACCTTGGCACGGGATCTGAAACTCCTGTGTCATACTGGCGGCTACCAACTAACCCATGTCCAGCCGGCTGACTTCTTTCCCCAAACGCCTCATGTTGAGTGTGCTGCCTTTTTAGTGCGCTGA
- a CDS encoding allophycocyanin subunit alpha-B, whose amino-acid sequence MSVVSQVILRADDELRYPSSGELKSINEFLKTGEQRTRIASTLAENEKKIVQEASKQLWQKRPDFISPGGNAYGEKQRALCLRDYGWYLRLITYGVLSGDKEPIEKIGLIGVREMYNSLGVPVAGMAESIRCLKNASVSLLSQEDALAAAPYFDFIIQAMS is encoded by the coding sequence ATGAGCGTAGTTAGCCAAGTTATTCTCAGAGCAGACGACGAACTCCGATATCCGAGCTCCGGCGAACTCAAGAGTATCAATGAGTTTTTGAAAACGGGCGAACAGCGGACGCGGATTGCTTCCACGCTAGCTGAAAATGAAAAAAAGATCGTGCAAGAGGCCAGTAAGCAGCTTTGGCAGAAACGTCCCGACTTCATCTCTCCCGGCGGAAATGCCTATGGAGAGAAGCAACGGGCGCTATGCTTACGCGACTATGGCTGGTATTTACGACTGATTACCTATGGGGTGTTGTCTGGTGACAAAGAACCGATTGAAAAAATCGGTCTGATTGGGGTGCGGGAAATGTACAACTCCCTCGGCGTCCCCGTCGCTGGGATGGCTGAATCAATCCGTTGCTTAAAAAATGCTTCTGTGAGCTTGCTGAGCCAGGAAGATGCCTTAGCAGCGGCTCCTTACTTTGATTTCATCATTCAAGCCATGTCCTAA